In Deinococcus betulae, one DNA window encodes the following:
- a CDS encoding class I SAM-dependent methyltransferase — MDEITAYYHRDREHDRLTRGLGLIEFARTLDVLERLLPSAPATVLDIGGGTGVYARECLRRGHRVHLLDAMPVHIERVRADPSLAALASVTLGDARALPYPDDLADAALVMGPLYHLPDAHDRAAALAEAARTVRPGGLVAATAIPRAGAICGDFKHGLDEEDYSRAIRERAYTTGSYLNPEDRPGFFTTAYFHHPAELEAELRAAGLRNVTLYALEGPANLLADPALEISDPVRRSGLMTALRLVERDPALIGISAHILGVGWTEGR, encoded by the coding sequence ATGGACGAGATCACCGCCTACTACCACCGCGACCGCGAACACGACCGCCTGACCCGTGGCCTGGGCCTGATCGAGTTTGCCCGCACACTGGACGTGCTGGAACGCCTGCTGCCCAGTGCCCCTGCCACCGTGTTGGACATTGGCGGCGGCACCGGCGTCTACGCCCGCGAGTGCTTGCGGCGGGGGCACCGGGTTCACCTGCTGGACGCCATGCCCGTGCATATCGAGCGGGTGCGTGCCGATCCGTCGCTGGCGGCGCTGGCTTCGGTCACGCTAGGCGACGCCCGCGCTCTGCCCTACCCGGACGACCTGGCCGACGCCGCCCTGGTCATGGGGCCGCTCTATCACTTGCCTGACGCCCACGACCGCGCCGCCGCCCTGGCCGAAGCCGCGCGCACCGTGCGGCCCGGTGGGCTGGTGGCTGCCACGGCCATTCCGCGTGCGGGGGCCATCTGCGGCGACTTCAAACACGGGCTGGACGAAGAAGACTACAGCCGCGCCATCCGTGAGCGGGCGTACACGACTGGGAGCTACCTGAATCCTGAGGACCGCCCCGGATTCTTTACCACCGCCTACTTTCACCATCCTGCCGAGCTGGAAGCCGAATTGCGAGCAGCTGGCCTGCGCAACGTGACCCTCTATGCCCTGGAAGGCCCCGCCAATCTGCTGGCCGACCCAGCGCTGGAGATCAGCGACCCAGTGCGGCGAAGCGGCCTGATGACGGCTCTACGACTGGTCGAGCGCGACCCAGCGTTGATAGGCATCAGCGCGCACATTCTGGGCGTGGGCTGGACAGAAGGCCGGTGA
- a CDS encoding serine hydrolase domain-containing protein, producing the protein MRPFFLLAFLLGLGTGQAAQPATIQQVEQGLRPARPFWQPPGHWAGMSLTDRMAFHHVPGVSVAVIDHGQVVWARGYGVLQAGQPAPVTPSTLFQAASISKAVTATAALRLVQSGQLGLDVPVNQTLRSWQLPENALTRQHPVTLRHLLAHTAGIGMPGYLGYPAGQALPTLRQVLDGQAPATSQPVRVERRPGQAYAYSGGGYEVLQLLMQDAAGTAFPDLMRRQVLAPLGMTRSGFTQPLPAALESQAAVAHQPNGTPLPGRWHTYPELAAAGLWSTPSDLARWLLALSGAAQKTPGAVLSPGVMDQMLTNHTPGLKGWQHAYGLGLTLHGHGPTLSFGHSGINQGFRAIAVMYPQTGQGAVIMTNGENGVPLYNELLESIAAAYHWPGHQAGWRGWPIALLGVLALCGGLLLVTRKRHQSKRRSII; encoded by the coding sequence GTGCGGCCCTTCTTCTTGCTGGCATTCCTTCTGGGGCTGGGCACGGGGCAGGCCGCCCAGCCCGCCACAATCCAGCAGGTTGAGCAGGGACTGCGGCCTGCGCGCCCCTTCTGGCAGCCACCGGGACACTGGGCGGGCATGAGCCTGACCGACCGGATGGCGTTTCACCACGTCCCTGGCGTGAGCGTCGCGGTGATTGATCACGGACAGGTGGTCTGGGCCAGAGGCTACGGCGTACTTCAGGCCGGCCAGCCTGCCCCGGTGACGCCCAGCACGCTCTTTCAGGCAGCGTCTATCAGTAAGGCCGTGACGGCCACTGCGGCCCTGCGGCTGGTGCAAAGCGGTCAGCTTGGCCTGGACGTACCAGTTAATCAGACCCTGCGCTCCTGGCAGCTGCCTGAAAACGCCCTAACTCGCCAGCACCCTGTCACGCTGCGGCACCTGCTGGCGCACACGGCGGGCATTGGCATGCCCGGCTACCTGGGCTACCCGGCGGGGCAGGCGCTGCCGACCCTGCGGCAGGTGCTAGACGGCCAGGCGCCCGCCACGTCGCAGCCCGTGCGGGTGGAGCGGCGGCCGGGTCAGGCCTACGCCTATTCCGGGGGCGGCTACGAGGTGCTGCAGCTCTTGATGCAGGACGCGGCAGGCACAGCGTTTCCCGACCTGATGCGGCGGCAGGTGCTGGCCCCGCTGGGGATGACCCGCAGCGGGTTCACGCAGCCCCTACCGGCGGCGCTGGAGTCGCAGGCGGCGGTTGCCCATCAGCCGAACGGCACGCCCCTGCCCGGCCGCTGGCACACCTATCCCGAACTGGCCGCCGCCGGGCTGTGGTCCACGCCCAGCGACCTGGCCCGCTGGCTGTTGGCGCTGTCGGGCGCCGCACAAAAGACGCCGGGCGCTGTCCTATCGCCCGGCGTCATGGACCAGATGCTGACCAACCACACCCCCGGTCTAAAGGGCTGGCAGCACGCCTACGGCCTGGGGCTCACTCTGCATGGTCATGGGCCAACCCTCTCGTTTGGGCACAGCGGGATCAATCAGGGGTTCCGGGCCATTGCAGTGATGTATCCGCAGACCGGGCAGGGGGCCGTCATCATGACCAACGGAGAAAATGGCGTTCCGCTCTACAACGAGCTGCTGGAAAGTATTGCGGCGGCCTATCACTGGCCCGGCCACCAGGCTGGCTGGAGGGGCTGGCCGATAGCCTTGCTCGGTGTTCTTGCGCTCTGCGGAGGTCTTCTGCTGGTCACCCGAAAGCGACACCAGAGCAAGAGGCGCAGCATCATATGA